ATCCAATTCTCATTGTTACAACTTTACTTAAGGAAAAAGCCATTATATATATAAAAGAACTAAAATTTAGGGCAATTTGATGACTAATAATATTTTCTATACCCATGGGGTAAATCAATAAAGATACTATAGTAAATAATGTTACTTCAAAAAAAATTGAAAATCCAATAGGTAAACCTAATACTAATATATTTTTTATAATTTTATAATTAGGTTTTATACATATATGTGTGATATGAATATTTTTAAAATATTGTGAATATGAAATCCAAAGAAAAACCATAATACACATTATCCAATTAATTACTACCATTGATAATCCACATCCTAACCCTCCAGCTTTAGGGAAATAATGACATCCATATATAAAAATATAATTCAATGGTATATAAAATAATATACTGATAAAACTAATTATCATAATAGGTATGGTATATAATAATCCTTCAGATAAACAACGTAAAACTTGTAATAATAAGTATGCTGGAGTAGACCATACAATAATTTTTAAAAAAAGAGATACTTTGCTAGCTAATAAAGCATTTATATGTGGTAAATATGGTATAAATATACTGATTATATATATAATTAATATAACAATTATTGATAATAATATAGATAATAAGTATGCTTGCTGTATATGTTTTTTAATACATATATATTTACTAGATCCATATAATTGTGAAATAATTGGTATTAATGATAGTATAATACCATGAAAAAATAATATTATAGGTGACCATATTGATGTGCTAATAGCTATTGCTGCAACATCTATATTACTAAAATAACCTAACATAACATTATTAATAAAACTGATAGATATTTGTATCACTTGTGCAAATATTATAGGTATTGCTAAAATAAATATTTTTTTGATTTCTAAAATAGTTTTTGTATGCATAAATTAATTTTATAGTATATGATAATGATATTATATAATATATAATATATATATTATTAATATTAATGAATATTAAATATTAAATTTTTTTATTATATTAAATTTTTATTAGATAAGAGAATCAGATATGAATATTTTAGCACAAATTAAACAACAAATTATAGATAATCCAATCATTTTATATATGAAAGGTACTATAACACATCCTCAGTGTGGTTATTCAGATAAAACTGCAAAAATAATATTAACATACAATGTAAAATGTACATATATTAATATTTTAGATGATGATAATCTTAGAAAATTTTTACCTAAATATGCTAATTGGCCTACTTTCCCACAATTATGGGTTAATAATACATTAATTGGCGGATATGATATTATATTTCATTTACATATTAATAATAAATTATTAGATATTTTAAATAAAAATGTGCATGATATTTAATTTTTAAAATGAATTATCTTTGTCGGCGGCCAACAACCTAATTGTTGCCATATATTGATGTATCTACAAAATAATTTTGCTGTACGATTAGCATCATATAAAGCAGAATGTGCTTGTTGATTATCAAATGAGATACCCATAATTTTACATGCTCTAGCTAAAACAGTTTGTCCTAAAATAAACCCGCTTAAAGTAGCTGTATCAAACATAACAAAATTATGGAATGGATTAATATGTTGCATGTCAATACGTTTTATTGATTCTAAAAGAAAACTATGGTCAAAACTAACATTATGTGCTACTAAAATAGCTTTTTTGCATTTATTTTTTTTAATATATTTCCATATTTTATGAAAAATTATTTTTAATGCTTCTCTTTCAGAAATTGCACCACGTAAAGCAGAATATATATTTATTTTATTAAATAATAAAGCTTCTTGAGAAATATGTGCACCTTTAAAAGGAGTAATATGAAAATGAAGAGTCTTATGTAATGATAATAAACCATCATTCATTTGTAATGTTACTAAACTAATTTCTAAAATAGCATTTATCTGAGAATTAAATCCTGAAGTTTCTATATCTATTACTACAGGACATAAACCTTGAAAACGATTAGATAAATAATTGGAAAACATTTTATTCATATATTATTTTTAAATTTAAATTATATTTTACCATAATATTTTACATTATTATATTTAATGAGTAAAATTATACTTTATAAAAAACATTTTATTATTTAAAGATGTATTATAATGATAAAATAATTATATATCATATAAGGTGTAACTAAATGTCTACAGAAATCATAAAATTTAAACAAGATAATTTTATATTTTATGTAATTTATTTATATCATGTACAACCTAAAAATATATATCAAGCAGTTAAAAATAAAATAAAGACTTCTATTGATTTATTTACAAAAATTCCTGTAATAATTAATATTTCTTTGGTTACATTACAAGAAAAAGATTGGCCAAAAATTTATGAAGCCATTTTGAAAACAGGAATTAATATTATTGGAGTTAGTGGATGTCATGATATTAATATAATAAAAATCATTAGTCGTACTGGTATTCCTATCATATATCAATATAATAATATTATCTCCAATACTAATTATATAAAACCAAAAAAACAATTAATTAAAACACAAAATTCTCAAACATTAGAATCATTAATACAAATAATTAAATATAAAAAAAAAACAAGTAATATTAATTTTACAAATAGCAAAATTATTGATTATCATATAAGATCTGGACAACAAATTTATGCTCGTAACTGTGATTTAATTATTATTAATCATGTTAGTCATGGTGCAGAACTTATATCGGATGGTAACATACATATTTATGGATATATGCGTGGTAAAGCATTATCTGGTGCTAATGGTAATCAGAATTGTCAAATTTTTTGTAGTAAATTATTTGCAGAACTATTATCTATAGCAGGAGAGTTTTTAATAAAAGATAATATTACAAATGAATTTCTAGGACAAGCTACAAGAATTTTTTTAAAAAATAAGAAAGTAACTATACAATTATTAAATATAAAAAAAAATATATAATTTTATGTTATAAAGGAAACATATATTATGCGCATAATTGTAGTAACATCTGGTAAAGGTGGCGTAGGCAAAACTACTTCTAGTGCTGCGATAGCAACTGGTTTAGCACAACATGGTAAAAAGACAGTTGTTATAGATTTTGATATAGGATTACGTAATCTTGATCTTATTATGGGTTGTGAAAGAAAAGTAATATATGATTTTATTAATGTTTTGCAAGGTGAAATAACACTACATCAAGCTTTAATTAAAGATAAAAATATTAGTAATCTATATATTTTACCTGCTTCACAAACAAGAAATAAGGATGCTTTAACTTATCAAGGAGTGGAAAATATTTTTAAAATTTTGAATATTATGAATTTTGATTTTATAATATGCGATTCTCCTGCTGGAATAGAAAGTGGTGCATTAATTGCATTATATTTTGCAGATGAAGCTATTATTACAACTAATCCAGAAATTTCTTCTATTAGAGATTCTGATAGAA
This region of Enterobacteriaceae endosymbiont of Macroplea appendiculata genomic DNA includes:
- a CDS encoding MATE family efflux transporter — translated: MHTKTILEIKKIFILAIPIIFAQVIQISISFINNVMLGYFSNIDVAAIAISTSIWSPIILFFHGIILSLIPIISQLYGSSKYICIKKHIQQAYLLSILLSIIVILIIYIISIFIPYLPHINALLASKVSLFLKIIVWSTPAYLLLQVLRCLSEGLLYTIPIMIISFISILFYIPLNYIFIYGCHYFPKAGGLGCGLSMVVINWIMCIMVFLWISYSQYFKNIHITHICIKPNYKIIKNILVLGLPIGFSIFFEVTLFTIVSLLIYPMGIENIISHQIALNFSSFIYIMAFSLSKVVTMRIGYFLGSNQKLLAYKISWIVIFIGIIIGFLNSIFTILFRKNIVSLYNNNENIIYLASKLIFLAALYQIPDAIQVISSGILKGYKDTISIFYITFISYWLIGLPIGFIFAKTNYIFNAMGPAGFWMGFIIALTISSSSMVYRIIKIQKN
- a CDS encoding glutaredoxin family protein — its product is MNILAQIKQQIIDNPIILYMKGTITHPQCGYSDKTAKIILTYNVKCTYINILDDDNLRKFLPKYANWPTFPQLWVNNTLIGGYDIIFHLHINNKLLDILNKNVHDI
- the rnt gene encoding ribonuclease T, which gives rise to MNKMFSNYLSNRFQGLCPVVIDIETSGFNSQINAILEISLVTLQMNDGLLSLHKTLHFHITPFKGAHISQEALLFNKINIYSALRGAISEREALKIIFHKIWKYIKKNKCKKAILVAHNVSFDHSFLLESIKRIDMQHINPFHNFVMFDTATLSGFILGQTVLARACKIMGISFDNQQAHSALYDANRTAKLFCRYINIWQQLGCWPPTKIIHFKN
- the minC gene encoding septum site-determining protein MinC yields the protein MSTEIIKFKQDNFIFYVIYLYHVQPKNIYQAVKNKIKTSIDLFTKIPVIINISLVTLQEKDWPKIYEAILKTGINIIGVSGCHDINIIKIISRTGIPIIYQYNNIISNTNYIKPKKQLIKTQNSQTLESLIQIIKYKKKTSNINFTNSKIIDYHIRSGQQIYARNCDLIIINHVSHGAELISDGNIHIYGYMRGKALSGANGNQNCQIFCSKLFAELLSIAGEFLIKDNITNEFLGQATRIFLKNKKVTIQLLNIKKNI
- the minD gene encoding septum site-determining protein MinD — its product is MMRIIVVTSGKGGVGKTTSSAAIATGLAQHGKKTVVIDFDIGLRNLDLIMGCERKVIYDFINVLQGEITLHQALIKDKNISNLYILPASQTRNKDALTYQGVENIFKILNIMNFDFIICDSPAGIESGALIALYFADEAIITTNPEISSIRDSDRILGILSSKSKRAKYGEEPITEYLLLTRYNPERVYYGDMLSLDDIIDILGIKIIGVIPEDPLVLRASNHGKSIILHNTSEAAQAYNDTVKRLLGEKVSLRFINYKRKSFFKRFFWS